The Hymenobacter sp. 5317J-9 genome has a window encoding:
- the ruvC gene encoding crossover junction endodeoxyribonuclease RuvC: MPAPTRPRPAPAADLLPKIILGVDPGTQIMGYALIEVRGQRVDVLCYDVINMKALGSNHAVKLKRIFDRMLELIDEYLPDELAIEAPFFGVNVQSMLKLGRAQGVAIAAALSRQIPYVEYAPTKVKQSVTGSGSATKEQVAHMLRQTLKLPPIAEASKFLDATDALAVALCHHYMKGNNTTVSGGKSWGKFLAENPERLGASTGAAKKKAPAKG; encoded by the coding sequence ATGCCCGCTCCTACCCGTCCCCGCCCCGCTCCCGCCGCCGATTTGCTGCCCAAAATCATTCTGGGCGTCGACCCCGGCACCCAGATTATGGGCTACGCCCTGATTGAGGTGCGCGGCCAGCGGGTCGACGTGCTGTGCTACGACGTTATCAATATGAAGGCCTTGGGGTCGAATCACGCCGTAAAGCTAAAGCGGATTTTCGACCGCATGCTGGAGCTCATCGACGAGTACCTGCCCGACGAACTGGCCATCGAGGCACCCTTCTTCGGCGTCAACGTGCAGAGCATGTTGAAGTTGGGCCGGGCCCAGGGCGTGGCCATTGCCGCCGCCCTCAGCCGCCAGATTCCCTATGTAGAGTACGCGCCCACCAAGGTGAAGCAGTCCGTCACCGGCTCGGGCTCGGCCACCAAGGAGCAGGTGGCCCACATGCTGCGCCAGACCCTGAAGCTGCCGCCCATCGCCGAAGCCAGCAAATTCCTAGACGCCACCGACGCCCTGGCTGTGGCCCTCTGCCACCACTACATGAAGGGCAACAACACCACCGTGAGCGGCGGCAAAAGCTGGGGCAAGTTCCTGGCCGAGAACCCCGAGCGGCTGGGGGCGAGCACGGGCGCGGCGAAGAAGAAGGCGCCGGCGAAGGGGTGA
- a CDS encoding lysylphosphatidylglycerol synthase domain-containing protein, with product MFWGKIGITLLTLGLLYNSIFAAPDTAAAWRQLLATTLSGAGRGPVLLALALVPLNWGLEAWKWYRLARHLEPVTFGRSFRAVLVGLTLGFATPNRVGDYAGRIIELKSRRVSALGAVFLGRYCQLVATVLAGVAGLLYFLLTFYLRGYPAAGLGVVGSAVLLCGLVLVPLYRSRLLLAALGLWRPLRRFRPALAIMPTYPARALHAVLALSGLRYGVFCAQFLLLLSAYGVSSPLAPGLAAVAGTFLLKSLVPSLNALADVGVRELSATHLFGLLGQPALPVLSASLSLWVINIALPSAAGLLLVPGLRVLRDKRAGR from the coding sequence GTGTTTTGGGGCAAAATCGGCATCACGCTGCTCACGCTGGGCTTGCTGTATAATTCCATCTTCGCGGCGCCCGACACGGCCGCGGCCTGGCGGCAGCTGCTGGCCACCACGCTCAGCGGGGCCGGGCGCGGCCCGGTGCTGCTGGCCCTGGCGCTGGTGCCCCTCAACTGGGGCCTGGAGGCCTGGAAATGGTACCGCCTGGCCCGGCACCTGGAGCCCGTCACGTTTGGGCGCAGCTTCCGGGCGGTGCTGGTGGGCCTCACGCTGGGCTTCGCCACCCCCAACCGGGTGGGCGACTACGCCGGCCGCATCATCGAGCTCAAAAGCCGCCGCGTGAGTGCGCTGGGGGCCGTTTTTCTGGGGCGCTATTGCCAGCTGGTGGCCACGGTGCTGGCGGGTGTGGCGGGCCTGCTCTACTTTTTGCTGACGTTTTACCTGCGCGGCTACCCGGCGGCGGGGCTGGGCGTGGTGGGGTCGGCGGTGCTGCTGTGCGGGCTGGTGCTGGTGCCGCTCTACCGTTCGCGGCTGCTGCTGGCGGCGCTGGGGCTGTGGCGGCCCTTGCGGCGGTTTCGGCCGGCGCTGGCCATCATGCCCACGTATCCGGCGCGGGCGCTGCACGCGGTGCTGGCCCTTTCGGGACTGCGCTACGGGGTGTTTTGTGCGCAGTTTCTGCTGCTGCTCAGTGCCTACGGGGTGAGCTCGCCGCTGGCGCCGGGGCTGGCAGCGGTGGCGGGTACGTTTTTGCTGAAGTCGCTGGTGCCTTCGCTCAATGCGCTGGCCGACGTGGGCGTGCGCGAGCTGTCGGCCACGCACCTGTTCGGGCTGCTGGGTCAGCCGGCGCTGCCGGTGCTATCGGCCAGCCTGAGCCTGTGGGTCATCAACATTGCCCTGCCCAGCGCGGCCGGCCTGCTGCTGGTGCCGGGCCTGCGAGTGCTGCGCGACAAGCGCGCCGGCCGATGA
- a CDS encoding glycosyltransferase: MLSFSVIIAARNEADTLPQLLQDLAAQTLPAAQFEVLIADDHSTDATAALVSAAASKSKFPLRLIALPAGTTGKKAALQAALQAARAPWLVCTDADCRLGPGWLAAYAALLQRHPQANFVSGPVLLTGPDTLFARLMGLEFAGLVGVGGACLARQQPTMCNGANLAYRRTAFEAVGGFADNAHLASGDDEFLLHKIHVAFPDTAHFLADAAAVVRTAAPPTLRALLRQRVRWASKWRHYQSPASRRLAVLVLGANVALAAGVGAGLRWPELWPWVLTAWALKLGADAWFLAPVLRFLGRHKWLGGLLPLQLLYAPYALAVGAAGWRGGYQWKGRAVK; the protein is encoded by the coding sequence TTGTTGAGTTTTTCCGTCATCATTGCCGCCCGCAACGAGGCCGACACGCTGCCCCAATTGTTGCAGGACCTGGCGGCCCAGACGTTGCCTGCTGCACAGTTTGAGGTGCTCATTGCCGACGACCACTCCACCGATGCCACGGCGGCGCTGGTTTCGGCCGCCGCATCAAAATCGAAGTTTCCGCTGCGGCTGATTGCGCTTCCCGCCGGCACAACCGGCAAGAAAGCCGCCCTGCAAGCCGCCCTGCAAGCCGCCCGCGCCCCCTGGCTGGTGTGCACCGACGCCGACTGCCGGCTCGGCCCCGGTTGGCTGGCTGCTTATGCTGCGCTTCTGCAGCGGCATCCGCAGGCCAACTTTGTCAGCGGCCCAGTGCTGCTCACGGGGCCGGACACGCTTTTCGCCCGGCTCATGGGTCTGGAATTTGCCGGGCTGGTGGGCGTGGGCGGTGCCTGCCTGGCCCGCCAGCAGCCCACCATGTGCAACGGCGCCAACCTGGCTTACCGCCGCACGGCCTTCGAGGCCGTGGGCGGTTTTGCCGACAACGCCCACCTGGCCAGCGGCGACGATGAGTTTCTGCTGCACAAAATCCACGTCGCTTTCCCCGACACCGCGCATTTCCTGGCCGATGCCGCGGCCGTGGTGCGCACCGCCGCGCCGCCCACGCTGCGGGCGTTGTTGCGGCAGCGGGTGCGTTGGGCCAGCAAGTGGCGGCACTACCAAAGCCCGGCCTCGCGCCGCCTGGCCGTGCTGGTGCTGGGCGCCAACGTAGCGCTTGCCGCCGGGGTGGGGGCGGGGCTGCGCTGGCCGGAGCTATGGCCGTGGGTGCTGACCGCCTGGGCCCTCAAGCTCGGGGCCGATGCGTGGTTTCTGGCGCCGGTGCTGCGGTTTCTGGGGCGGCACAAGTGGCTGGGGGGCCTACTGCCGCTGCAGCTGCTGTACGCGCCGTATGCGCTGGCTGTAGGCGCCGCCGGCTGGCGCGGCGGCTACCAGTGGAAGGGGCGGGCGGTGAAGTAG
- a CDS encoding cytochrome c, with protein sequence MRFNSVGFALSVGMALIVVLIGFTLLSAAGLAGFSAQDVVDERTSTEMYPDGEGPIMPTQVADKAPDPSWSKEQATKIAAGDALFKSNCAQCHAVNEQVVGPALAGITKRRPISWLIPWVKNSSKVVASGDDYAVALFTKFNKQQMPSFALSDQEVKSIVAYITWQQGDPVVALAQ encoded by the coding sequence ATGCGGTTCAATTCGGTTGGTTTCGCCCTTTCGGTGGGCATGGCGCTGATAGTCGTGCTGATTGGTTTTACGCTGTTGAGCGCGGCCGGGCTGGCCGGGTTTTCGGCGCAGGATGTTGTAGATGAGCGCACTAGCACGGAGATGTATCCAGACGGCGAAGGCCCAATAATGCCCACGCAGGTTGCGGACAAAGCCCCTGACCCGTCTTGGTCCAAAGAGCAAGCGACCAAAATTGCCGCGGGCGACGCCCTTTTCAAAAGCAATTGCGCGCAGTGCCACGCCGTGAACGAGCAGGTGGTTGGCCCGGCCCTGGCCGGCATCACCAAGCGCCGGCCCATTTCCTGGCTGATTCCGTGGGTGAAGAACTCCAGCAAAGTGGTGGCCAGCGGCGACGACTACGCGGTGGCCCTCTTCACCAAGTTCAACAAGCAGCAGATGCCATCCTTCGCGCTTTCCGACCAAGAGGTCAAATCCATCGTGGCATACATAACTTGGCAGCAGGGCGACCCTGTGGTGGCGTTGGCGCAATAA
- a CDS encoding ABC transporter permease, with the protein MAKTAVSPAPAPSAAAVARPPGYYVRQRLWQNRPAVAGLAFIALCTLVALLGYWILPDNSPNASHGFVQIQKERPGLRVQLLRQPLPDSARNSTGADNIFATWLHGREPDQLETPIGGYEFSGDSIILKPLGQHSAEAGRWRRLALSAVTGHTGPRAALQQEIREQHVVTRSYVLGTDKAGRDELSRLLLGTRISLGIGLVAVLISLALGMAVGAVAGYFGGWVDSLLLGLMTVVWSIPGIMLVIAISLALDSKGVWVSFVAVGLTMWVDVARVVRGQMLSLRSATFVEAGRVLGLPTWRLIAQHLLPNMRGPLIVLATSNFAAAILLEAGLSFLGLGVQPPAPSWGLMVKEGYDLLGTEAGLWLTLLPGTAISLLVLSFNLLGNGLRDAYDPKTPVAA; encoded by the coding sequence ATGGCCAAAACGGCAGTTTCGCCTGCTCCGGCACCCAGCGCGGCCGCCGTGGCCCGGCCGCCGGGCTACTACGTGCGCCAGCGCCTGTGGCAAAACCGGCCCGCCGTGGCCGGGCTGGCCTTCATTGCGCTGTGCACGCTGGTGGCGCTACTGGGCTACTGGATATTGCCCGACAACTCCCCCAACGCCAGCCACGGCTTCGTGCAGATTCAGAAGGAGCGGCCGGGCCTGCGGGTGCAGCTGCTGCGCCAGCCCTTGCCCGACTCGGCCCGCAACAGCACGGGCGCCGACAACATCTTCGCCACCTGGCTGCACGGCCGCGAGCCCGACCAGCTGGAAACGCCCATTGGCGGCTACGAATTTTCCGGCGATTCCATCATCCTCAAGCCCTTGGGCCAGCATTCGGCCGAGGCCGGGCGCTGGCGCCGGCTGGCGTTGTCGGCCGTGACGGGCCACACCGGTCCCCGCGCCGCACTGCAGCAGGAAATCCGGGAGCAGCACGTCGTGACGCGCAGCTACGTGCTAGGCACCGACAAAGCCGGGCGCGACGAGCTGAGCCGGCTGCTGCTGGGCACGCGCATCTCGCTGGGCATCGGGCTGGTGGCGGTGCTCATTTCGCTGGCGCTGGGCATGGCGGTGGGGGCGGTGGCCGGCTATTTTGGGGGCTGGGTCGATTCGCTGTTGCTGGGGCTGATGACGGTGGTGTGGAGCATTCCGGGCATCATGCTGGTCATCGCCATTTCCCTGGCCCTCGACAGCAAAGGCGTGTGGGTCAGCTTCGTGGCCGTGGGCCTCACCATGTGGGTCGACGTGGCCCGCGTGGTGCGCGGCCAGATGTTGAGCCTGCGTTCGGCCACCTTCGTGGAGGCCGGCCGCGTGCTGGGGCTGCCCACGTGGCGGCTCATTGCCCAGCACCTGCTGCCCAACATGCGTGGGCCGCTCATCGTGTTGGCCACCAGCAACTTTGCGGCGGCTATTTTGCTCGAAGCCGGCCTGAGTTTCCTGGGCTTGGGCGTGCAGCCGCCGGCGCCCAGCTGGGGCCTCATGGTGAAGGAGGGCTACGACCTGCTGGGCACCGAAGCCGGCCTGTGGCTCACGCTGCTGCCGGGCACGGCCATTTCGCTGCTGGTGCTCAGCTTCAACCTGCTCGGCAACGGCCTGCGCGACGCCTACGACCCCAAAACGCCCGTGGCTGCTTAA
- a CDS encoding PP2C family protein-serine/threonine phosphatase translates to MASAPLSSAEPLADALSTQVAMRDDQIKQLRRQLLLKQFELDTVLGVAHDMTARDHTVDELYHMLRLTLQGQRNVVQLLLFAREEHGFQVRVALGCDLADAEKLAMTQHLIDGGVTQPQAVEDLHLGEAWDRYELVIPVLRQKQVAAYVFVGGLRDNEVRQQLIPFLGSLANTLIGAVENRRLQAQRVADAAVRKEIEIAQEVQAMLFPRSLPNDAHLAIERSYVPHTEIGGDYYDVVEIDAHRLLLCVADVSGKGVPASLLMSNFQAGLRTLLRQGVELATIVPELNHLLFRNSGGEKFITAFLGIYDRRTRRLQYVNAGHNDPLLLLDNGAVQTLKHGTVMLGIMEELPLLRVGEVEIPPHSLLLLYTDGLTEVFDAHSNEFGEDGVLDVLQRNRYLPLPKLHQELLRSINAFSAHDAQFADDVTILSCRFK, encoded by the coding sequence ATGGCTTCCGCCCCTCTTTCTTCTGCTGAGCCCCTGGCCGATGCGTTGAGCACCCAGGTCGCCATGCGCGACGACCAAATCAAGCAGTTGCGCCGACAGCTGCTGCTCAAGCAGTTCGAGCTGGATACGGTGCTCGGCGTGGCCCACGACATGACCGCTCGCGACCACACCGTCGACGAGCTCTACCACATGCTGCGCCTCACCCTGCAGGGCCAGCGCAACGTGGTGCAGCTGCTGCTGTTTGCCCGCGAAGAGCACGGCTTCCAGGTGCGCGTGGCCCTGGGCTGCGACCTCGCCGACGCCGAAAAGCTGGCGATGACCCAGCACCTGATTGACGGCGGCGTGACCCAGCCCCAGGCCGTGGAAGACCTGCACCTCGGCGAAGCCTGGGACCGGTACGAGCTAGTGATTCCGGTGCTGCGCCAGAAACAGGTGGCGGCCTACGTGTTTGTGGGCGGCCTGCGCGACAACGAGGTGCGCCAGCAGCTCATTCCGTTCCTCGGCTCGCTGGCCAACACCCTGATTGGGGCCGTGGAAAACCGCCGCCTGCAGGCCCAGCGCGTGGCCGATGCCGCCGTGCGCAAAGAAATAGAAATTGCCCAGGAAGTGCAGGCCATGCTGTTTCCGCGCAGCCTGCCCAACGATGCGCACCTGGCCATAGAGCGCAGCTACGTGCCCCACACCGAAATCGGCGGCGACTACTACGACGTGGTCGAAATCGATGCCCACCGCCTGCTGCTGTGCGTGGCCGACGTGAGCGGCAAGGGCGTACCGGCGTCGCTGCTGATGTCGAACTTCCAGGCGGGGCTGCGCACGCTGCTGCGCCAGGGCGTGGAGCTGGCCACCATTGTGCCCGAGCTCAACCATTTGCTGTTCCGCAACTCCGGCGGCGAGAAGTTTATTACGGCCTTCCTGGGCATCTACGACCGCCGCACCCGCCGCCTGCAATACGTGAACGCCGGCCACAACGACCCGCTGCTGCTACTCGACAACGGCGCCGTGCAAACCCTCAAGCACGGCACGGTCATGCTCGGCATCATGGAAGAGCTGCCGCTGCTGCGCGTGGGCGAGGTCGAAATTCCGCCGCACTCGCTGCTGTTGCTCTATACCGACGGCCTCACCGAAGTGTTTGACGCGCACAGCAATGAGTTTGGCGAAGACGGCGTGCTGGACGTGCTGCAGCGCAACCGCTACCTGCCGCTGCCCAAGCTGCACCAGGAACTGCTGCGCAGCATCAACGCATTCAGCGCCCACGACGCGCAGTTTGCCGACGACGTGACCATTCTGAGCTGCCGGTTTAAGTAG
- a CDS encoding O-antigen ligase family protein, which yields MTPSFPDLLSRLRQSYDGPQLLFMAFIGLLLLGGAGAALLSMPALLLPAVLAVALLVALVEWRWIYYLLFFLLPFSQEIGLFGGLSMDVPSEPLMLALTGCVGASLLLGAGNGLIPRHEWLNALVVILALMLLWTAVDSFFSVDSVKSIKYLLAKVWYLTPFLLGTLLIVRRPADAWRFAGFYAAGACLSVLYVVSRHATKGFSFADINWALHPFFRNHVIYATMLALLIPFCWFAQRAATKAGPRLTWRVALGILLFGLLTSYTRASILSLPIAGLYFAVMRLRLTRVVLVLVGLATAISVAHIASGDNYMEFAPNYERTIFNGKNFEKHLEATYKLQDVSGMERVYRWVAAARMIAEKPLVGSGAATFYPEYKRYTVKSFRTYVSDNPEKSTTHNYFLLQLAEQGIPGFLLFVIFIATALLKAERLYHRSGQQPAVRRVVLAAAMSLVVIVFHLTLNELVEVDKIGPVFFICMALLIRCESWLERGAMLDEE from the coding sequence GTGACCCCCTCGTTCCCCGACCTGCTGAGCCGCCTGCGCCAGTCCTACGACGGCCCGCAGCTGCTCTTCATGGCCTTTATCGGCCTGCTGCTGCTGGGCGGGGCCGGGGCGGCCCTGCTGAGCATGCCGGCACTGCTGCTACCAGCCGTGCTGGCCGTGGCCCTGCTGGTGGCGCTGGTGGAATGGCGCTGGATTTATTACCTGCTGTTTTTCCTGCTGCCCTTCTCTCAAGAAATCGGCCTGTTTGGCGGGCTGAGCATGGACGTGCCTTCCGAGCCCCTGATGCTGGCCCTCACGGGCTGCGTAGGCGCGAGCCTGCTGCTGGGGGCCGGCAACGGCCTGATTCCGCGCCACGAGTGGCTCAATGCGCTGGTTGTCATCTTGGCCCTGATGCTGCTGTGGACAGCGGTCGACAGCTTTTTCTCGGTTGACTCGGTCAAATCTATTAAGTACCTGCTGGCCAAAGTGTGGTACCTCACCCCCTTTCTGCTGGGCACGCTGCTGATAGTGCGCCGCCCGGCCGATGCCTGGCGCTTCGCCGGCTTTTATGCCGCCGGGGCCTGCCTGAGCGTGCTCTACGTGGTGAGCCGCCACGCCACCAAAGGCTTCAGCTTCGCCGACATCAACTGGGCGCTGCACCCGTTCTTCCGCAACCACGTCATCTACGCCACCATGCTGGCGCTGCTGATTCCGTTTTGCTGGTTTGCGCAGCGCGCCGCCACCAAGGCGGGCCCGCGCCTGACCTGGCGCGTGGCGCTGGGCATCCTGCTGTTTGGCCTGCTCACGTCCTACACGCGGGCGTCCATCCTGTCGCTGCCCATTGCGGGGCTGTATTTCGCGGTGATGCGCCTGCGCCTCACGCGGGTGGTGCTGGTGTTGGTGGGGTTGGCCACGGCCATCAGCGTGGCCCACATTGCCAGCGGCGACAACTACATGGAATTTGCGCCCAACTACGAGCGCACCATCTTCAACGGCAAGAACTTCGAGAAGCACCTCGAAGCCACCTACAAGCTGCAGGACGTGTCGGGCATGGAGCGGGTGTACCGCTGGGTGGCCGCCGCCCGCATGATTGCCGAAAAGCCCCTGGTGGGCAGCGGCGCCGCTACCTTCTACCCCGAATACAAGCGCTACACGGTGAAAAGCTTCCGCACCTACGTGAGCGACAACCCCGAAAAATCAACCACCCACAATTATTTCCTGCTGCAGCTGGCCGAGCAGGGCATTCCCGGCTTCCTGCTGTTCGTCATCTTCATTGCCACGGCGCTGCTCAAAGCCGAGCGGTTGTATCACCGCTCGGGGCAGCAGCCGGCGGTGCGGCGCGTGGTGCTGGCAGCGGCCATGTCGCTGGTGGTCATCGTGTTTCACCTCACGCTCAATGAGCTGGTGGAGGTCGACAAGATTGGGCCGGTGTTTTTCATCTGCATGGCCCTGCTCATCCGCTGCGAAAGCTGGCTGGAACGAGGCGCTATGCTGGATGAGGAATAA
- a CDS encoding oligosaccharide flippase family protein, whose amino-acid sequence MRSFAHPAPGVGHPFLFLSYLVGIKRFFGNISFVVLLNLLVKPGWVVVENLVQDRLGHATFGLVTALSALTLVVAALSDLGLTPYAVQRVAAEPRFMAETFPTLLPLRGALNFVALAAMLVVGWVLGYRGYELLLLGAVGAALLLAQYGQFLRGTLQAHQKFNTDAVLSVLEKFVLLGAVLVLLPLGLTLPRYVGARLGAAAFTVVLTYGLMTRLFGRVKYRWQGPVARTALRASLPFALMTLLYGVNERIDMVMLERLASPTEAGYYAGAYRWVDAVMMYAWTVLPLFFAKFASVPNDAGAQRQLLMFGQRIVTLPMLFIVAFILFRGEVVFWQFTHSTPAEVARMTLCLKILFVNVLVHAFFAIYSTLLTSTTHERAVSWLVALSIFLNIGLNLFLLPHYGAVAASLDTLLCAVAVSVGYLVLVARRTGVGVPFRLLARLLLAFGLLCGAWYGLQYGLYLRWWVEAGIMAAVFGLIVLGTGLVQRKEIRELMPKR is encoded by the coding sequence GTGCGTAGCTTTGCACACCCGGCCCCCGGCGTCGGCCATCCTTTCCTGTTCCTTAGCTACCTCGTCGGCATCAAACGGTTTTTTGGCAATATCAGCTTCGTCGTCCTGCTCAACCTGCTGGTGAAACCCGGCTGGGTGGTGGTCGAAAACCTGGTGCAGGACCGGCTCGGGCACGCCACGTTCGGGCTGGTCACGGCCCTCTCGGCCCTCACGCTGGTAGTGGCCGCCCTTTCCGACCTTGGCCTCACGCCCTACGCCGTGCAGCGCGTGGCCGCCGAGCCCCGCTTCATGGCCGAAACCTTTCCCACGCTGCTGCCCCTGCGCGGCGCCCTCAACTTTGTGGCACTGGCGGCCATGCTGGTGGTGGGGTGGGTGCTGGGCTACCGCGGCTACGAGCTGCTGCTGCTCGGCGCCGTGGGCGCGGCGCTGCTGCTGGCCCAGTACGGGCAGTTTTTGCGCGGCACGCTGCAGGCCCACCAGAAGTTCAACACCGACGCCGTGCTTTCGGTGCTGGAAAAGTTTGTGCTGCTGGGCGCCGTGCTGGTGCTGCTGCCCCTGGGCCTCACGCTGCCGCGCTACGTGGGCGCCCGGCTGGGCGCGGCCGCCTTCACGGTGGTGCTCACTTACGGGCTGATGACGCGCCTGTTTGGCCGCGTGAAGTACCGCTGGCAGGGGCCCGTGGCCCGCACGGCTTTGCGCGCCAGCCTGCCTTTCGCCCTCATGACGCTGCTGTACGGCGTGAACGAGCGCATCGACATGGTGATGCTCGAACGCCTGGCCTCGCCCACCGAGGCGGGCTACTACGCCGGCGCCTACCGCTGGGTCGACGCCGTGATGATGTACGCCTGGACGGTGCTGCCGCTGTTCTTTGCCAAGTTTGCCAGCGTGCCCAACGATGCCGGGGCCCAGCGCCAGCTGCTAATGTTCGGGCAGCGCATCGTGACCTTGCCTATGCTGTTCATTGTGGCTTTCATCCTGTTTCGGGGCGAGGTGGTGTTCTGGCAATTCACGCACAGCACCCCGGCCGAGGTGGCCCGCATGACCTTGTGCCTGAAAATCCTGTTTGTTAACGTGCTGGTGCACGCCTTCTTTGCCATCTACAGCACCCTGCTCACCAGCACCACCCACGAGCGGGCCGTGAGCTGGCTGGTGGCCCTGAGCATTTTCCTCAATATTGGCCTGAACCTGTTTTTGCTGCCCCACTACGGCGCCGTAGCCGCCTCGCTCGACACGCTGCTGTGCGCCGTGGCCGTGTCGGTGGGCTACCTGGTGCTGGTGGCACGGCGCACGGGCGTGGGCGTGCCGTTTCGGCTGCTGGCGCGGCTGCTGCTGGCCTTCGGGTTGCTGTGCGGGGCGTGGTACGGCCTGCAATACGGCTTGTACCTGCGCTGGTGGGTGGAGGCCGGCATCATGGCCGCGGTGTTTGGGCTCATTGTGCTAGGCACGGGCCTGGTGCAGCGCAAGGAGATTAGGGAGTTAATGCCGAAACGGTAG
- a CDS encoding glycosyltransferase family 1 protein, which produces MPTSPLHVAVNTRFLLPGAHLEGIGRFSYETLSRLVAQHPEVTFHFLFDRAFDQRYLFGPNVVPHVLRPPARHPFLFVAWFEGAVALWLARHRPAAFLSPDGFTTLATGVPRVTVMHDLAFEHFPLDVGLLQRKYYHFFMPRFARASQQLVAVSEATKADLVQTYSLRPEKISVAYNAPAELFRPQPEEAQRDIRRRFSHGQPYFLFVGALQPRKNLGNLLRAFDLFKSQPGTEEAQLLIVGRKAWKAGPILEAYQQMRHQAAVHFTGRVADAELAGLYAAARATVYVPYFEGFGIPIVEAQASGCPVLTSNLSSMPEVAGPGGAELVDPHAPESIAAGLARLWHDAGLRQQLVAQGRQNLSRFSWSRSATVLWDATLRAIGGK; this is translated from the coding sequence ATGCCCACTTCGCCGCTTCACGTCGCCGTCAACACCCGTTTCCTGCTGCCGGGCGCCCACCTGGAAGGCATCGGGCGCTTCAGCTACGAGACGCTGAGCCGGCTGGTGGCGCAGCACCCGGAAGTCACGTTTCACTTCCTGTTCGACCGGGCGTTTGACCAGCGCTACCTGTTTGGGCCCAACGTGGTGCCGCACGTGCTGCGGCCGCCGGCCCGGCACCCGTTTCTCTTCGTGGCATGGTTCGAGGGCGCGGTGGCGCTGTGGCTGGCCCGGCACCGCCCGGCCGCGTTCCTGAGCCCGGACGGGTTCACCACGCTGGCTACCGGGGTGCCGCGCGTCACCGTAATGCACGACCTGGCCTTCGAGCACTTTCCGCTCGATGTGGGCCTGCTGCAGCGCAAGTACTACCACTTTTTCATGCCGCGCTTTGCCCGCGCCTCGCAGCAGCTGGTGGCCGTGTCGGAAGCCACCAAGGCCGACCTCGTGCAGACCTACAGCCTTCGGCCCGAGAAAATCAGCGTGGCCTACAACGCCCCGGCCGAGCTGTTCCGGCCCCAGCCGGAAGAGGCGCAGCGCGATATCCGGCGCCGGTTCAGCCACGGGCAGCCGTACTTTCTGTTTGTGGGCGCTCTGCAGCCGCGCAAGAACCTGGGCAACCTGCTGCGAGCCTTCGACCTGTTCAAAAGCCAGCCCGGCACCGAAGAGGCCCAGCTGCTCATTGTGGGGCGCAAGGCCTGGAAAGCCGGGCCCATCCTGGAAGCCTACCAGCAGATGCGGCACCAGGCGGCGGTGCACTTCACGGGCCGCGTGGCCGATGCCGAGCTGGCCGGCCTGTACGCAGCGGCGCGGGCCACGGTGTACGTGCCCTATTTCGAAGGCTTCGGCATCCCCATCGTGGAGGCGCAGGCCAGCGGCTGCCCGGTGCTCACCTCCAACCTCAGCTCGATGCCCGAAGTGGCCGGGCCGGGCGGCGCCGAACTCGTGGACCCGCACGCGCCGGAAAGCATTGCGGCCGGGCTGGCCCGCCTGTGGCACGACGCCGGCCTGCGCCAGCAGCTGGTGGCCCAAGGCCGGCAGAACCTGAGCCGTTTCTCGTGGAGCCGTAGCGCCACCGTGCTCTGGGATGCCACCTTGCGCGCCATCGGCGGGAAATAG
- a CDS encoding polysaccharide deacetylase family protein translates to MKVGSRLEAALLTRPPQLLHALFPGCEWTGPPATPAGAPALYLTFDDGPIPEETPWVLEQLAEYQAKAAFFCVGENLGRYPDIARAALAAGHRLGNHTHRHRSAWSLSRANYLGEVAECQATIQALTAEQGGAAENAPMPLFRPPYGRLTRPLLPVLQQEYRVIMWSVLTRDYDPALSPEDCLRYTLAAVRPGDVLVFHDSRKASARLRFVLPRVLAHFAERGYQLLAP, encoded by the coding sequence ATGAAGGTGGGGTCCCGGCTCGAAGCGGCGCTGCTCACGCGGCCTCCCCAGCTGCTGCACGCCCTCTTTCCCGGCTGCGAGTGGACCGGCCCGCCCGCCACGCCCGCCGGCGCCCCGGCCCTCTACCTTACCTTCGACGACGGACCCATTCCCGAAGAAACGCCCTGGGTGCTGGAGCAGCTGGCTGAGTACCAGGCAAAGGCAGCGTTTTTCTGCGTGGGCGAAAACCTGGGCCGCTACCCCGACATTGCCCGCGCCGCCCTGGCCGCTGGCCACCGCCTCGGCAACCACACCCACCGGCACCGCAGCGCCTGGAGCCTGTCGCGGGCCAATTACCTGGGCGAAGTGGCCGAGTGCCAGGCCACCATTCAGGCGCTGACAGCTGAGCAGGGCGGAGCCGCCGAGAACGCACCCATGCCCTTGTTCCGGCCGCCCTATGGCCGGCTCACGCGGCCCTTGCTGCCGGTGCTGCAGCAAGAGTATCGGGTCATCATGTGGTCGGTGCTCACCCGTGACTACGACCCCGCCCTCAGCCCCGAAGACTGCCTGCGCTACACGCTGGCCGCCGTGCGGCCCGGCGATGTGCTGGTGTTTCACGACAGCCGCAAGGCCAGTGCGCGGCTGCGCTTTGTGCTACCGCGCGTGCTGGCGCACTTTGCCGAGCGGGGATATCAACTGCTGGCGCCGTGA